The following are from one region of the Georgenia sp. M64 genome:
- a CDS encoding glycosyltransferase, which yields MLAQAFPGSPMYTTLYDPKGTFPEFGDIDLRTSGLDRLSLLRRSHRLALPLLAPAVSSQKVVGDVLVASSTGWAHGYRGAKHTVVYCHAPARWLYQRDRYLGSHTNPGLSGRAVHMISAAALGGLSGRLRRWDARAAAHADLYLANSTVTQRAIAETYGIEAQVLSPPPALMPAGGERAVPGVEPGFVLCVARLMPYKNVDAVIAAVNSLPDVRLVVVGAGPDRPRLEAMAGERVRLLGRVDDDELRWLYRNSAALAAASYEDYGLSPLEAGAFGKPSVVLRDGGYLDTVVEGRNGVFFDAPRADAIADALVEALERPWDRRLIEMHVAHFGVESFNHRLRIAVGRFLPQPLTASQPGANHLATSLGADEPMAARIAEKRVTRARHRAAA from the coding sequence ATGCTGGCCCAGGCGTTCCCGGGCTCGCCCATGTACACGACGCTGTACGACCCGAAGGGAACCTTCCCCGAGTTCGGCGACATCGACCTGCGCACGAGCGGCCTCGACCGCCTCTCCCTCCTGCGCCGCAGCCACCGGCTGGCGCTGCCCCTGCTCGCGCCGGCGGTCAGCTCCCAGAAGGTGGTGGGCGACGTCCTCGTGGCCAGCTCCACGGGCTGGGCGCACGGCTACCGCGGCGCCAAGCACACGGTGGTGTACTGCCACGCCCCCGCCCGCTGGCTCTACCAGCGCGATCGGTACCTCGGCTCGCACACCAACCCCGGCCTCTCCGGCCGCGCCGTCCACATGATCTCCGCCGCGGCGCTGGGCGGGCTGTCGGGGCGCCTGCGCCGGTGGGACGCCCGCGCGGCCGCGCACGCCGACCTCTACCTCGCCAACTCCACGGTCACCCAGCGGGCGATCGCCGAGACGTACGGCATCGAGGCGCAGGTCCTCTCCCCGCCGCCGGCCCTCATGCCCGCCGGCGGCGAGCGGGCCGTGCCGGGCGTCGAGCCCGGTTTCGTGCTCTGTGTGGCACGGCTCATGCCGTACAAGAACGTCGACGCCGTCATCGCCGCGGTCAACTCCCTGCCCGACGTCCGCCTCGTCGTGGTCGGCGCCGGGCCCGACCGGCCACGGCTGGAGGCCATGGCCGGCGAGCGCGTCCGCCTCCTGGGCCGGGTCGACGACGACGAGCTGCGCTGGCTCTACCGCAACAGCGCCGCACTCGCGGCCGCGTCGTACGAGGACTACGGGCTCTCCCCGCTCGAGGCCGGCGCGTTCGGCAAGCCCTCGGTCGTGCTGCGCGACGGCGGCTACCTCGACACGGTGGTCGAGGGCCGCAACGGCGTGTTCTTCGACGCCCCCCGCGCCGACGCCATCGCCGACGCCCTCGTCGAGGCCCTCGAGCGCCCCTGGGACCGCCGCCTCATCGAGATGCACGTGGCGCACTTCGGCGTCGAGAGCTTCAACCACCGGCTGCGCATCGCCGTCGGGCGATTCCTGCCGCAGCCGCTCACCGCCTCCCAGCCCGGCGCGAACCACCTGGCGACGTCGCTCGGCGCCGACGAGCCCATGGCTGCGCGGATCGCGGAGAAGCGCGTCACGCGCGCGCGGCACCGAGCGGCGGCCTGA